A single window of Drosophila suzukii chromosome 3, CBGP_Dsuzu_IsoJpt1.0, whole genome shotgun sequence DNA harbors:
- the ImpL1 gene encoding uncharacterized protein ImpL1 isoform X1 — MRPYQVVCIVAVAALLLLEATPADAKRRKHKGSDYQHEKSDPHKTKTKTKWSSSTDLAGSTQVSTEEHGYYVKRTYAAPGENGDGQKRLSPPYLAIPIAWFSCESGQKDCQTSNSAAINSAAQSLSEGYLCDDDCNELYEPICGRTSSEVAVFYNKCKLGVAKCRSHGLWSDFAYSECQEKYPEETAYADKKFRSSPYFRDAAIVEQLKLEEEKKKLEEEKRKLEKEQKKREKAEKKKKDKDSSESSEEKEDQKQKDEEQLPPLTLQKPVEIPKIPVPVAIHVAIPKPTPVLEPAKTTEDIALPPMPLKDTPTPKPLEIAPLKEQTQPRSQDNNRLKYHVA; from the exons ATGAGGCCATACCAAGTTGTTTGCATCGTAG CAGTGGCAGCTTTGCTGCTTTTGGAGGCTACACCAGCGGATGCGAAACGTCGCAAGCACAAGGGCTCCGATTACCAACATGAAAAGTCCGATCCCCACAAGACCAAGACGAAGACCAAGTGGTCCAGCTCTACGGATCTGGCCGGAAGCACTCAGGTATCCACCGAGGAGCATGGTTACTATGTGAAACGTACCTATGCGGCGCCCGGAGAGAATGGAGATGGTCAGAAGCGCTTGAGTCCGCCGTACTTGGCCATTCCCATCGCCTGGTTCAGCTGTGAGTCTGGCCAGAAGGACTGCCAGACCTCGAATTCGGCGGCCATCAATAGTGCCGCCCAGTCCTTGAGCGAGGGCTATCTGTGCGACGACGACTGCAACGAGCTCTACGAACCCATCTGCGGCAGGACCTCCTCTGAGGTGGCCGTCTTCTACAACAAGTGCAAGCTGGGCGTGGCCAAGTGCCGATCCCACGGCCTCTGGTCCGATTTCGCCTACTCCGAGTGCCAGGAGAAGTATCCCGAGGAGACGGCCTATGCCGACAAGAAGTTCCGGTCATCCCCGTACTTTCGGGACGCAGCCATCGTGGAGCAGTTGAAACTGGAGGAGGAGAAAAAGAAGCTGGAGGAGGAGAAACGCAAGCTGGAGAAGGAGCAGAAGAAGCGGGAAAAGGCTGAGAAAAAGAAGAAGGACAAGGACAGCAGTGAAAGCAGTGAAGAGAAGGAGGACCAAAAGCAGAAGGACGAGGAGCAGCTCCCGCCTCTGACTCTCCAGAAACCCGTGGAAATTCCGAAGATTCCAGTGCCCGTTGCTATCCATGTAGCCATTCCCAAACCCACTCCTGTTTTGGAGCCTGCGAAGACGACCGAGGACATCGCCCTGCCTCCCATGCCCCTGAAGGACACTCCCACACCCAAGCCACTGGAGATCGCACCCCTGAAAGAGCAGACCCAACCCAGAAGCCAGGACAATAATAGACTAAAGTACCATGTAGCTTAA
- the LOC108005534 gene encoding uncharacterized protein, with protein MRFQYYFQARNMKTSWSFNCGVLLLCLILCSGQNVTGSKDSERQRQAVNVKSLLETTTSEPSTSSFSTITPTPNPEDNPTAKSSVQAHEVNEADDNFHNDRLPALSQDEYNNLGEDANPLHFLKQQPLDLEKEEVMSPQTEKVEQPQQEPQLQVQSQPQLPMVAPQSTGSPIYITIPIYISTGGKLPLTLTIGDQELSLRKASGSGSGRRNPSTKAPNSHFNRLLQQIDSPKRRTTNRHRSQLKSHIHAMKERKDRKDLVYHPMQ; from the exons ATGCGGTTTCAGTATTATTTTCAAGCACGAAACATGAAGACATCTTGGAGCTTTAATTGCGGAG TTTTGCTGCTTTGCTTGATTTTGTGCTCCGGTCAGAATGTCACAGGCTCGAAAGATAGCGAAAGACAGCGGCAGGCCGTCAACGTGAAGTCCTTGCTGGAGACAACCACATCGGAGCCCTCAACGAGCTCCTTTAGCACCATCACCCCGACTCCCAATCCCGAGGACAACCCGACTGCCAAGTCCTCAGTTCAGGCTCACGAAGTCAATGAGGCGGATGACAACTTCCACAATGATCGTCTTCCTGCCTTATCACAGGATGAGTACAACAACCTGGGTGAAGATGCCAATCCGCTGCACTTCCTCAAGCAGCAGCCACTGGATCTTGAAAAAGAGGAG GTGATGTCGCCTCAGACAGAAAAAGTCGAGCAG CCGCAGCAGGAGCCACAGCTCCAAGTCCAGTCACAGCCCCAATTGCCCATGGTGGCTCCTCAATCTACCGGCTCACCCATCTACATAACTATCCCCATTTACATCAGCACTGGTGGTAAGCTGCCCCTCACCCTGACCATTGGCGACCAGGAGTTGTCCCTGCGAAAGGCCAGTGGATCTGGGTCCGGGCGGAGGAATCCCTCCACCAAGGCACCCAACTCGCACTTCAATCGCTTGCTCCAGCAGATTGATTCGCCCAAGAGAAGAACCACCAATCGCCATCGCAGTCAGCTCAAGAGTCACATCCACGCGATGAAGGAGAGGAAGGATCGCAAGGATCTAGTGTACCACCCAATGCAATAA
- the LOC108005545 gene encoding neurofilament medium polypeptide, protein MVRPIYLALVALFVLTCSVSAAPLGESEIHDSSELSVSKLETEVQDSSAGSSEEKDDDDEEETEAQKVEQETDEDNDDEEDDDDDDSSLIRRRRGAETTEEPSEEETVTEAPTENHKVDTTTGAAPTRKPVLVLIRDALKKVTTDLPTAQVANNALQYFQQFEHFIQQAIEEVIGEDDDDEEETPATVIPETETTVEDIKKPEVENAPEKVPDVEVSAEVPEKETQAVEPIKMEESTSSTSAPLSNAV, encoded by the exons ATGGTTCGACCCATCTACCTGGCCCTCG TTGCTCTATTCGTATTGACCTGCTCTGTAAGTGCAGCTCCGTTGGGGGAGTCGGAAATCCATGATAGTTCTGAACTCTCAGTCTCCAAACTCGAGACGGAGGTCCAAGACTCCAGTGCTGGTAGTAGTGAGGAGaaggacgacgacgacgaggagGAGACTGAGGCTCAAAAGGTGGAGCAGGAAACCGACGAGGATAATGATGATGAAGAGGATGACGACGACGATGATTCCTCGCTGATCCGTAGACGTCGCGGGGCAGAGACCACTGAGGAACCCTCGGAGGAGGAGACCGTCACCGAAGCCCCCACCGAGAACCACAAGGTGGATACCACCACTGGGGCAGCTCCGACGCGCAAGCCTGTGCTCGTGCTCATCCGTGATGCCCTAAAGAAGGTCACCACCGATCTGCCCACCGCCCAGGTGGCCAACAATGCCCTGCAGTACTTCCAGCAGTTCGAGCACTTCATCCAACAGGCCATCGAGGAGGTGATTGGCGAAGATGACGACGACGAGGAGGAGACCCCGGCTACTGTAATTCCCGAAACGGAGACCACTGTCGAGGATATCAAGAAGCCCGAGGTGGAGAATGCTCCAGAAAAGGTTCCAGATGTCGAGGTCTCTGCTGAAGTCCCTGAAAAGGAGACTCAGGCCGTGGAACCCATCAAGATGGAGGAATCTACCTCTTCGACTTCAGCTCCCCTTAGCAATGCTGTCTAG
- the SNCF gene encoding uncharacterized protein SNCF — MQHTMIDQYKSSRKSEKSSRKLEKKRSDKPHKVKTHDPLKKQKKRALKKLRRNAATVNFPYQLFLYRQELKRSSADFSYLRLSKAKIVLTSQLIAKRMASCSPMSSVEELKELSREVQFQKRLCHQVERLQQFRQLGLTEMILNGKKTTL; from the coding sequence ATGCAACACACGATGATTGACCAGTACAAGTCCAGCCGCAAATCGGAGAAGTCCAGTCGCAAATTAGAGAAAAAGCGTTCCGATAAACCTCACAAGGTGAAGACCCACGATCCACTGAAGAAACAGAAGAAGCGGGCCCTGAAGAAGCTGCGCCGTAATGCCGCCACCGTGAACTTCCCCTACCAACTCTTCCTGTATCGCCAGGAACTGAAGCGATCCAGCGCGGATTTCTCCTATCTCCGCCTCTCGAAGGCCAAGATAGTGCTAACCTCTCAGCTGATCGCCAAAAGGATGGCCAGCTGCAGTCCCATGAGCAGTGTGGAGGAACTCAAGGAACTCAGCCGGGAGGTGCAGTTCCAGAAACGCCTATGCCATCAAGTGGAGCGCCTTCAGCAGTTCCGACAACTCGGCCTCACCGAGATGATCCTCAACGGCAAGAAGACGACCCTGTAG
- the ImpL1 gene encoding uncharacterized protein ImpL1 isoform X2, which translates to MRPYQVVCIVVAALLLLEATPADAKRRKHKGSDYQHEKSDPHKTKTKTKWSSSTDLAGSTQVSTEEHGYYVKRTYAAPGENGDGQKRLSPPYLAIPIAWFSCESGQKDCQTSNSAAINSAAQSLSEGYLCDDDCNELYEPICGRTSSEVAVFYNKCKLGVAKCRSHGLWSDFAYSECQEKYPEETAYADKKFRSSPYFRDAAIVEQLKLEEEKKKLEEEKRKLEKEQKKREKAEKKKKDKDSSESSEEKEDQKQKDEEQLPPLTLQKPVEIPKIPVPVAIHVAIPKPTPVLEPAKTTEDIALPPMPLKDTPTPKPLEIAPLKEQTQPRSQDNNRLKYHVA; encoded by the exons ATGAGGCCATACCAAGTTGTTTGCATCGTAG TGGCAGCTTTGCTGCTTTTGGAGGCTACACCAGCGGATGCGAAACGTCGCAAGCACAAGGGCTCCGATTACCAACATGAAAAGTCCGATCCCCACAAGACCAAGACGAAGACCAAGTGGTCCAGCTCTACGGATCTGGCCGGAAGCACTCAGGTATCCACCGAGGAGCATGGTTACTATGTGAAACGTACCTATGCGGCGCCCGGAGAGAATGGAGATGGTCAGAAGCGCTTGAGTCCGCCGTACTTGGCCATTCCCATCGCCTGGTTCAGCTGTGAGTCTGGCCAGAAGGACTGCCAGACCTCGAATTCGGCGGCCATCAATAGTGCCGCCCAGTCCTTGAGCGAGGGCTATCTGTGCGACGACGACTGCAACGAGCTCTACGAACCCATCTGCGGCAGGACCTCCTCTGAGGTGGCCGTCTTCTACAACAAGTGCAAGCTGGGCGTGGCCAAGTGCCGATCCCACGGCCTCTGGTCCGATTTCGCCTACTCCGAGTGCCAGGAGAAGTATCCCGAGGAGACGGCCTATGCCGACAAGAAGTTCCGGTCATCCCCGTACTTTCGGGACGCAGCCATCGTGGAGCAGTTGAAACTGGAGGAGGAGAAAAAGAAGCTGGAGGAGGAGAAACGCAAGCTGGAGAAGGAGCAGAAGAAGCGGGAAAAGGCTGAGAAAAAGAAGAAGGACAAGGACAGCAGTGAAAGCAGTGAAGAGAAGGAGGACCAAAAGCAGAAGGACGAGGAGCAGCTCCCGCCTCTGACTCTCCAGAAACCCGTGGAAATTCCGAAGATTCCAGTGCCCGTTGCTATCCATGTAGCCATTCCCAAACCCACTCCTGTTTTGGAGCCTGCGAAGACGACCGAGGACATCGCCCTGCCTCCCATGCCCCTGAAGGACACTCCCACACCCAAGCCACTGGAGATCGCACCCCTGAAAGAGCAGACCCAACCCAGAAGCCAGGACAATAATAGACTAAAGTACCATGTAGCTTAA